The following is a genomic window from Pirellulales bacterium.
GTATTTGTGGACAGTCGCGAGCCCAATTCCGGAAGCGGCTCCCGTCACGATCGCGGTCTTGCCGGCAAGTGTCACCTGCACGAACTACCCCTCTCGTCAGAAAACGCTTCGTAGCGGCCAGCCGAAATCTCGCCTGCTCATGGCTTCGAGAACAAGCTGTCGTCCAGTGGCTTCTCGTGCAACTTCATCTCCGAAATCCGAAGATCATAGACCTTCTTCCCTTCCCAAAAAACCTCCATTTTGAAAGGCTGCTTAGTTTCCCGAACGTTCCGATAGTCAGAATACTTGCACTCCTCATCAACCACCTTGCCGACCGCGACGTTATTGTATTTGCGTTCGTATTCTATGAGCAGATGGGTCTCTTTGTCGAAGTAGAGACTGACGGGATCATGCTTGTCCTGGACGACGAGAATGCCGACTGCTTTCCGGCCCGCAATCGAAGTCTCGGCAAGAGAGGATAGCCGAAATCCTTTGGCCTTCAACGGGACCAACATGGTGACCCAATTGAGATAGATTTCTTCCCGGCGAGATTCTAGTTGGTCCTTACTCAGTTTCTCGGTGGCCTGATCGCCGTCCTTCGTCCAGCCTTCCTTGCCGTTGATCGCCTCGACCTCGGTGACTTTGTTGTCCCCATCCAACGACACCGTCCGCTCTTTGTCATACCCTTGAATGAACCACTCGAACGACAATCGCGTCCTCTGGTTGTCTTCGTCATACGCCGTGCCCCTAACCTTGAAGTAGAGTCCGACGACTTTGCCGAGTGCAGCCTCGCCGCCCTGGACCTTGATCGCCTCATCGAGGATCGCCTTGGCGTCGTCCTGTTCGTCCGCCGTTGCAACGCTACCCAGCGAAACTGCCAGAACGACGGCACCGAAAAGTATTCTGCGCATGAAACGCCCTCCGATTGATTCGAGAAAGTCGCTTTGCGGGTAAGCCTCATGCTATGGGTGCGTCGCACTCAATTCAAGACGACCAAAGTATTTGGACATCGCCACGGCGAGTTATGGCGCCCAATTGGCTCCGTCAGCCTTGCTCCGGCGGCCGGCGGTCGGGGATAAAGCGGCCATGCAAACCGAGCCGCCCGAAGCTGAGCTGACGAAGCACGCCGCATCCGCTTGCTCCGCCGTCCCGTCAGGCCGGGACCAGCGATTGAGGTTGCCATTCGTGAACCACGCGTTCGAGCGCGTCCAAGACATCAACGTCGTAAGCGGATGTTCCACCGGAGCGAAGTTCGAGGATCGCCTCGGCGGGCGAGATGGTCTCGTCGGCATGGCCTGCGGTCAACGCTTCAAAGGCGCGAGCGACACTCAGAATCTTCGCGCCAAGCGGCACCTCGGTCGTCACCGGATCCTGCAATTCCGCCGGCAGCTTCGTGTCCTGATTCATTAGAATTGGAATCGCGCCGCGGAGCACAGCCCCGAGCGAATACACCAGATCGGTTCCATGAAAGCTGAAAGCGTGGGCCTTACCCTTGCCTTCAAGGCTGTGGACGGCCTTGCTGATCGCCTTAGTCGTGATTTCCACTTTGCTGAAGCCTTGCATCAAAGCCGCCACTCGGATGTCGTCGACGCGCTTCGAAGGCAATTTCATCTCCAGGGCGATCCGCTGACTGAGATCGACGACGCGGGCCGTAGAAGCGTTGAATTGCGGATTGCCTCCCTGCAAATACTTTGCGAATACCTCGACCACGCCGACATAGGCCTCGTGTAGTTCG
Proteins encoded in this region:
- a CDS encoding HD domain-containing phosphohydrolase, giving the protein MFQLSKREQRILELTLILLAIGLACLVYKVEGYKLVTLNLFFLPVVLSAFFLGRYSAGILAVFCVMTTSLVCALQLNEFSSYTSPLAIGLAVTVWGAILCLTALLVGTLSDERSAQAVELHEAYVGVVEVFAKYLQGGNPQFNASTARVVDLSQRIALEMKLPSKRVDDIRVAALMQGFSKVEITTKAISKAVHSLEGKGKAHAFSFHGTDLVYSLGAVLRGAIPILMNQDTKLPAELQDPVTTEVPLGAKILSVARAFEALTAGHADETISPAEAILELRSGGTSAYDVDVLDALERVVHEWQPQSLVPA